The Planococcus donghaensis genome contains a region encoding:
- a CDS encoding beta-glucoside-specific PTS transporter subunit IIABC yields MSYKKLAEDIIRLVGGKENVSSVAHCATRLRFNLKDNKKADKKELEKLAILKVVESGGQYQVVIGPQVSSVFSEIMNIGNFGADSDATEETKEKGRLSSRIFNTISGTFTPLIPVICGSGLLKALIIVLVMLDLLSAESGTYSILSAAANAVFYFLPILIAVTLALKLRVSPYISAVIAAALLEPNFTSLSEAGDISSFVGIPVVLINYSSTVLPVFVAVSIYSLLERLLKKAFHVQLHMIIIPMVSLLVMVPLTVLIFGPFGIYVGDAILQATIFVLDKSAVLTGLLLGAGWVFIVILGLHWAIIPLMLSNITTTGSDALLGIVMGTVWVAGGAALGVFLKTKDKNLKAIAGAALIPSVLSGITEPVIYGLFFRYKRVFVIAVIMGGLASALAGGLGVEATQLAGGVFTIPTFLPVIGYVIVIAFSILGTALAVLLLGYESKEAKTIESGELLIEGQNIVSPLTGKVKALSEVNDPVFSTETMGKGIAIEPTIGAAFSPVNGVVTALFPTRHAIGITSDTGVEMLIHIGLNTVELQGKYFEAKVKQGDRVKQGDELVTFDLEKIKEAGYDLTTPVIITNSSLYKEIIQTDNKVVEKNDVLLSVSV; encoded by the coding sequence ATGAGTTATAAAAAGTTGGCGGAAGACATTATTCGTTTGGTTGGGGGAAAAGAAAATGTATCAAGCGTTGCGCATTGTGCGACTCGGTTAAGATTCAATTTGAAAGACAATAAAAAAGCCGATAAAAAAGAATTGGAAAAATTGGCGATTTTAAAAGTTGTTGAAAGTGGCGGACAATATCAAGTGGTCATCGGCCCGCAAGTTTCAAGCGTGTTTAGTGAAATTATGAACATCGGTAATTTCGGAGCGGATTCAGATGCTACCGAAGAGACGAAAGAAAAAGGCCGGTTGTCTTCAAGAATTTTTAATACGATATCCGGCACGTTTACGCCGCTAATCCCTGTCATCTGTGGTTCTGGTTTATTGAAAGCGCTTATAATTGTTTTGGTTATGCTGGACTTATTGTCAGCTGAAAGTGGAACATATTCTATATTATCTGCTGCTGCGAATGCCGTGTTTTACTTTTTACCAATTTTGATAGCGGTAACATTGGCTTTAAAGCTTCGTGTAAGTCCGTATATTTCAGCCGTTATAGCAGCTGCTTTACTGGAGCCAAACTTTACGAGTCTATCGGAAGCGGGAGATATTAGTTCATTTGTAGGCATACCAGTAGTACTGATCAATTATTCGTCAACTGTACTTCCTGTGTTTGTTGCTGTTAGTATTTATTCACTATTAGAGAGACTGCTCAAAAAAGCATTTCACGTTCAGTTACACATGATTATTATTCCGATGGTATCTTTACTCGTAATGGTGCCATTAACAGTGTTGATTTTTGGACCTTTCGGTATTTATGTAGGAGATGCGATTTTACAAGCTACCATTTTTGTTTTGGATAAGAGTGCCGTTTTAACAGGGCTTTTACTCGGAGCGGGTTGGGTATTTATCGTAATTTTAGGGCTTCACTGGGCAATTATCCCGCTGATGCTATCGAATATTACAACTACCGGTAGTGATGCGTTATTGGGAATTGTCATGGGAACGGTTTGGGTTGCAGGTGGAGCAGCACTAGGCGTTTTCTTAAAAACAAAAGACAAAAACTTAAAAGCAATCGCGGGTGCTGCTTTGATCCCGAGTGTGTTGTCTGGAATTACAGAACCGGTTATATACGGTCTATTTTTCCGCTATAAGCGCGTATTTGTGATCGCTGTTATCATGGGCGGACTGGCGAGTGCACTTGCTGGAGGGCTAGGAGTCGAAGCAACACAATTAGCTGGTGGCGTTTTTACAATCCCGACATTTCTTCCGGTCATTGGCTATGTGATTGTTATTGCTTTTTCAATCTTAGGTACGGCGCTAGCGGTGTTGTTATTAGGATATGAAAGCAAAGAAGCCAAAACAATCGAATCGGGTGAGTTGCTTATCGAAGGACAAAATATTGTAAGTCCATTAACTGGCAAAGTAAAAGCTTTGAGCGAAGTTAATGATCCTGTGTTCTCAACTGAAACAATGGGCAAAGGAATCGCGATTGAACCGACAATTGGCGCAGCATTTTCGCCAGTAAACGGCGTCGTTACCGCTCTTTTTCCAACGCGTCATGCAATTGGTATTACTTCCGATACAGGCGTAGAAATGTTGATCCACATTGGGTTGAACACGGTCGAGTTGCAAGGGAAATATTTCGAAGCGAAAGTTAAACAAGGAGACAGAGTCAAACAAGGAGATGAACTGGTAACGTTTGATTTGGAAAAAATCAAAGAAGCAGGCTACGATCTTACAACGCCCGTCATCATTACCAACTCAAGTCTTTACAAAGAAATCATTCAAACAGACAATAAAGTGGTCGAAAAAAATGATGTGTTATTGAGTGTATCGGTTTAA
- a CDS encoding glycoside hydrolase family 32 protein, producing MKLQKVKKYTRIEEVSQQEIELLVSRVNNCSWRQTFHIQPVSGLLNDPNGFCFYAGEYHLFYQWHPLGPFHGLKYWYHTKSKDLVNWENVGIAIEPNSYFDSHGVYSGSAIEHDGKLYLFYTGNTRDEKLDRHPHQCIAVMDKEGTILKLNESVFDHVPEGYTEHFRDPKVWKEGEQFYAVIGAQTTDQTGCVGLLSSPDLFEWKFEGEVQTQLDDFGFMWECPDYFVLGDQGVLILSPQGVQPEGDRYQNIYQAGYVLGEEIDLQKKEMTHGNFEELDRGFDFYAPQTMEDPNGRRILVGWMGLPEVEYPSDVNGWAHCLTVPRELTVRHGKLRQTPIPELESLRKSKTEVSGSITNEVKTYDEFSGAAYELVCDFERGDAAIYGVEFRASGEEKTVIQYDATQKKVILDRTLSGEEVAIAYGTERKYQLDGEKIKFHLFVDSSSVEIFVNDGEAVFTSRIFPSAESKEIRFFATDGSVNFKAVKWDY from the coding sequence ATGAAATTACAAAAAGTAAAAAAATACACGCGAATAGAAGAGGTTAGCCAGCAAGAAATTGAGTTGCTAGTTTCAAGAGTCAATAATTGTTCGTGGCGGCAAACTTTCCATATTCAACCAGTTTCAGGTTTGTTAAATGATCCGAATGGCTTTTGTTTTTACGCGGGGGAATATCATTTGTTTTATCAATGGCATCCGTTAGGTCCGTTTCACGGACTAAAATATTGGTACCATACCAAGTCAAAAGATTTGGTGAACTGGGAAAATGTTGGGATCGCCATTGAACCAAACAGTTATTTTGATAGTCATGGCGTTTATTCAGGTAGTGCCATTGAGCATGACGGAAAATTATATTTGTTTTACACAGGCAACACGCGGGATGAAAAGTTAGACAGACACCCTCATCAATGCATCGCCGTGATGGATAAAGAGGGCACAATTTTAAAGTTGAACGAGTCTGTTTTTGACCATGTACCTGAAGGCTATACAGAGCATTTTCGTGATCCTAAAGTATGGAAAGAAGGCGAACAATTTTACGCTGTGATTGGCGCGCAAACAACAGATCAAACAGGATGTGTTGGGTTATTAAGTTCGCCTGACTTATTTGAATGGAAGTTTGAAGGCGAAGTCCAAACACAATTGGACGATTTCGGATTTATGTGGGAATGCCCAGATTACTTTGTACTGGGAGATCAAGGGGTGTTGATCTTATCACCGCAAGGAGTCCAACCAGAAGGCGATCGTTACCAAAACATTTATCAAGCAGGATATGTGCTAGGAGAAGAAATCGATTTACAAAAGAAAGAAATGACTCATGGAAATTTTGAAGAGCTTGATAGAGGATTTGATTTTTATGCACCTCAAACGATGGAAGATCCTAACGGTAGACGTATTTTAGTCGGATGGATGGGGTTACCAGAAGTAGAGTATCCGAGTGACGTGAATGGATGGGCCCACTGTTTAACAGTTCCGAGAGAATTAACGGTTCGACACGGTAAGTTGCGCCAAACACCAATTCCAGAGCTCGAATCTCTTCGTAAATCAAAAACAGAAGTGTCAGGCTCCATAACAAATGAAGTGAAAACCTATGATGAGTTTTCTGGTGCTGCTTATGAATTAGTTTGTGATTTTGAACGAGGAGACGCTGCGATTTACGGAGTTGAATTTCGAGCAAGTGGAGAAGAAAAAACAGTCATCCAATACGATGCGACGCAAAAGAAAGTGATACTAGATCGCACGTTATCCGGAGAAGAAGTAGCAATCGCGTATGGCACAGAAAGAAAATATCAACTCGATGGAGAAAAAATAAAATTCCACTTGTTTGTAGATTCTTCGTCCGTAGAGATCTTTGTGAATGATGGAGAAGCCGTATTTACTTCCCGGATTTTCCCTTCTGCAGAAAGTAAGGAAATTCGCTTTTTTGCAACCGATGGATCGGTAAATTTCAAAGCAGTAAAGTGGGATTATTGA
- a CDS encoding carbohydrate kinase family protein, which yields MGNLLSIGELLIDFIPQQKGLALKDVTSFERVPGGAPANVAVAVAKFGGNASLITKLGQDAFGDFLLEQLTAAGVQVDKISRTRQAPTGLAFVSLREDGERDFSFYRNPSADLLLTASEIKGEWFDHGDILHFCSVDLVESPMKHAHVEAIRLAKAYGGVVSFDPNVRLPLWEDGEECRNTILKFIPMSHIVKVSDEELEFITGIADEQRAIASLFTGDVKVVVFTKGANGADVYLQNNHYSSEGYGVKVEDTTGAGDAFIGGFLYQLLDKGATQDNLESLVAEHVKEILAFANASGALTTTGKGAISSIPSKDQVVQLIG from the coding sequence GTGGGGAATTTACTTTCAATTGGCGAGTTATTAATCGATTTTATCCCCCAACAAAAAGGATTAGCATTAAAAGATGTGACCTCTTTTGAGCGTGTTCCGGGCGGTGCTCCTGCAAACGTCGCCGTCGCTGTAGCAAAATTCGGGGGCAATGCTTCACTGATTACCAAATTAGGACAAGATGCGTTTGGTGATTTTCTGTTGGAGCAACTTACAGCGGCTGGTGTTCAAGTCGATAAAATTTCAAGAACACGACAAGCCCCTACTGGATTAGCTTTCGTGTCTTTACGTGAAGACGGGGAACGTGATTTTTCATTTTACCGAAACCCTTCTGCCGATTTACTGCTGACTGCTTCAGAAATAAAGGGCGAGTGGTTTGATCACGGCGACATTTTGCACTTTTGCTCTGTAGACTTAGTTGAAAGTCCGATGAAGCATGCGCATGTTGAAGCCATTCGATTAGCGAAAGCTTATGGTGGTGTCGTTAGTTTTGATCCCAATGTGCGCTTGCCTCTTTGGGAAGATGGAGAAGAATGCAGAAACACGATTTTGAAATTTATTCCGATGTCTCACATCGTTAAAGTTTCTGATGAAGAACTGGAGTTTATTACGGGAATAGCGGATGAACAAAGAGCGATTGCGTCGTTGTTTACAGGAGACGTAAAAGTAGTCGTGTTTACAAAAGGTGCAAACGGTGCCGATGTTTATTTGCAAAACAACCACTATTCATCTGAAGGATATGGTGTGAAAGTAGAAGACACCACAGGAGCGGGAGACGCATTTATTGGCGGATTTCTGTATCAATTGCTAGATAAGGGTGCGACTCAAGACAATTTAGAAAGTCTTGTAGCAGAGCATGTTAAAGAAATTCTCGCTTTTGCCAATGCTAGCGGTGCCTTAACAACCACGGGAAAAGGTGCGATCTCGTCTATTCCTTCTAAAGATCAAGTAGTGCAATTAATCGGATAG
- a CDS encoding SDR family oxidoreductase, with protein sequence MKIAVTAANGKLGEAIVEATVSLLSKDEVIGLARTPEKAAHLGIEVRPGDYEDQQALEKSLEGIDVLLLVSGMDAPDKRIPQHRNVIKAAKNSGVKKIVYTSIQGAEEGTAFSPIVQSNRQTEQDVIDSGLDWVIGRNGIYIEPDVEYIDSYIQEGGIRNCAGDSKCGYTTRTELAYAYAKMLIEDQHNSKIYNLHGEAITQYELADYLGNAFDGDLTYTAISVEKFKEERIAELGEFIGTVVTGIYQGIKDGKSNNPSHYVEATGRAHQSWEDYFESVSPKSK encoded by the coding sequence ATGAAAATAGCAGTAACCGCCGCAAATGGTAAATTGGGTGAAGCAATAGTAGAAGCAACTGTATCTTTGCTGTCAAAAGATGAAGTGATTGGACTAGCGAGAACACCCGAAAAAGCAGCACATTTAGGTATTGAAGTGAGACCAGGCGATTACGAGGATCAACAAGCATTAGAGAAATCACTTGAAGGAATAGATGTATTGTTACTCGTTTCCGGTATGGATGCACCTGACAAACGTATACCCCAACATCGCAATGTTATTAAAGCGGCTAAAAACAGCGGAGTAAAGAAAATTGTCTACACCAGCATACAAGGAGCAGAAGAAGGCACAGCCTTTTCGCCGATTGTTCAAAGTAATCGACAAACCGAACAAGATGTAATCGATAGCGGACTAGACTGGGTGATTGGACGTAATGGTATTTACATCGAGCCCGATGTAGAATACATTGACTCTTATATCCAAGAGGGCGGCATTCGGAATTGCGCAGGCGATAGCAAATGTGGCTACACGACAAGAACGGAACTGGCTTATGCTTACGCGAAAATGCTGATAGAAGATCAGCACAATTCGAAAATATACAACCTTCACGGTGAAGCCATTACGCAGTACGAGTTAGCGGACTACTTGGGCAATGCGTTTGATGGGGATTTAACTTATACAGCTATTAGTGTAGAAAAATTTAAAGAAGAACGAATCGCTGAGTTAGGTGAATTTATCGGCACAGTCGTAACCGGAATCTATCAAGGCATTAAAGACGGCAAGTCGAATAACCCAAGCCATTACGTTGAAGCTACAGGGAGAGCCCATCAATCTTGGGAAGATTATTTCGAAAGTGTTAGTCCAAAGAGCAAGTGA
- a CDS encoding MurR/RpiR family transcriptional regulator, translated as MLYFEERAQKFEYKLNDTDDQIIEYIISHKQEAVLLSIQQLAAKFYTVPNTITRLSKKLEFDGFSHMKNSLKEELNADEAIEEDHLTYNIKKTVDLIDYKHLKSIVKFIHEANRVVFIAVGDTAPMCEVMVKNLKVSNKQAEYYIHRHEVIHEVNQLDKTDVAFFISLSGETEQMLEIAHLVKKRGVRLISLTHFNENSLQKIADVKLYCYSPRKMINKFNVTDKTPAMIVLRALAETYWNISD; from the coding sequence ATGCTGTATTTTGAAGAACGAGCTCAAAAATTTGAATATAAGTTAAATGATACGGATGACCAAATAATTGAATATATAATTTCGCATAAACAAGAAGCAGTATTGCTTTCTATCCAGCAATTAGCTGCAAAATTTTATACCGTACCCAATACGATAACGCGCTTGTCAAAGAAATTAGAGTTTGATGGGTTTTCCCACATGAAGAATAGTTTAAAGGAAGAATTGAATGCAGATGAAGCTATTGAAGAAGATCATTTGACTTACAACATTAAAAAAACGGTTGATTTAATTGATTATAAGCATTTAAAGTCAATTGTGAAGTTTATTCACGAGGCGAATCGTGTGGTGTTTATTGCAGTTGGGGACACGGCACCAATGTGTGAAGTTATGGTGAAAAATCTAAAGGTCTCAAATAAACAAGCAGAATATTACATCCATCGTCACGAAGTAATTCATGAAGTAAATCAGCTGGATAAAACGGATGTGGCATTTTTTATTAGTTTATCTGGTGAAACAGAGCAAATGTTAGAAATTGCCCATTTGGTGAAAAAAAGAGGAGTACGTCTTATATCATTAACACATTTCAATGAAAATTCCTTGCAAAAAATAGCTGATGTTAAGTTATACTGCTATTCCCCACGAAAAATGATCAATAAATTTAATGTGACGGATAAAACACCAGCTATGATTGTATTGCGTGCACTTGCGGAAACCTATTGGAATATATCAGATTGA
- the mngA gene encoding PTS 2-O-a-mannosyl-D-glycerate transporter subunit IIABC codes for MMLSNLTSPSLISTKQSFASKEEAIQFLIEQLAAEGKISSKEEFFQAVMDREALSPTGFEGGLAIPHGKSSVVKEASFAVATLEHPLGTWESLDPNNQVELIILLAIPKAEEGSTHLSLLAELATRLSDETYKNNLLQATTSMELFERLDTEKVQNTSPDTVDLGKTILAITACPAGIAHTYMSAEALVKAGKELGVNVYVEKQGANGIEDRHTKELLKKADAVIFAVDVAVKDEERFKHLPKVKTSVAAPLRNAKNILQQALDKAEKSTKREFLDTADLEDDADNKSIKMEVKDSVLTGISYIIPIIVAGGMTLAAAVFISQAFGLQEIYNTEGSWLWLLRQLGGTLLGQLMIPILAAYMAYSIADKPALGPGFAAGVAANLIGSGFLGGMLGGLLAGYFMKFLKQKIKAKGTFAGFVSFWLYPVVGTLVVGSIMLFVIGRPLAFLNEGLISWLTGMSGTNALILGAIIGAMVSFDLGGPVNKAAYTFCIGAMASGNIVPYAAFASVKMVSAFSITGATLYGKQYFTKQEREVGKQTWLLGLAGITEGAIPFMINDPLRVIPSLIAGSAVTGAIVCYFNIGLNVPGAGIFSLALVQGQPALIAAGIWFGAALIGALISMVLLIGTRKVRIKKERKIKEVEKLVTAE; via the coding sequence ATGATGTTATCTAATTTGACTTCACCGTCTTTGATTAGCACCAAACAGTCATTTGCCTCTAAAGAAGAAGCCATTCAATTTTTAATCGAACAACTAGCAGCAGAGGGAAAAATCAGCTCTAAAGAAGAATTTTTTCAAGCGGTTATGGACAGAGAAGCACTTTCGCCCACCGGATTTGAAGGAGGACTTGCCATCCCTCACGGAAAGTCTTCAGTTGTAAAAGAAGCTTCTTTTGCAGTGGCAACGCTAGAACATCCACTTGGAACTTGGGAAAGCCTAGATCCTAATAATCAAGTAGAGTTAATTATTTTGTTAGCGATTCCAAAAGCAGAAGAAGGATCGACTCATTTATCGTTACTAGCAGAACTAGCAACAAGGTTATCAGATGAAACTTACAAGAACAATTTGCTACAAGCGACAACTAGTATGGAACTTTTTGAAAGACTAGATACTGAAAAAGTACAGAATACTTCACCCGATACGGTTGATCTTGGTAAAACAATTCTTGCTATTACAGCATGTCCAGCCGGAATTGCCCACACGTACATGTCAGCAGAAGCATTAGTTAAAGCTGGCAAAGAACTTGGTGTTAATGTTTACGTTGAAAAACAAGGAGCCAATGGAATAGAGGACAGACATACAAAAGAATTACTCAAAAAAGCGGATGCGGTTATATTTGCAGTTGACGTAGCGGTTAAAGATGAGGAGCGCTTCAAACATCTGCCAAAAGTAAAAACTTCTGTAGCTGCTCCGCTTAGAAATGCAAAAAATATTTTACAGCAAGCATTAGACAAAGCAGAAAAATCTACAAAAAGAGAATTTTTGGATACAGCCGATTTAGAAGATGATGCTGATAACAAATCGATCAAAATGGAAGTGAAGGATTCAGTACTGACCGGTATATCTTATATTATTCCCATTATTGTTGCGGGTGGGATGACGTTAGCCGCAGCAGTTTTTATCTCGCAAGCATTTGGTCTACAAGAAATATATAACACAGAAGGATCTTGGCTATGGCTCTTAAGACAGTTGGGTGGCACTCTGTTAGGTCAGTTAATGATTCCGATTTTGGCGGCATATATGGCTTACTCTATAGCTGATAAACCGGCATTAGGACCGGGATTCGCAGCAGGGGTAGCAGCAAACTTGATTGGCAGTGGCTTTCTGGGAGGAATGCTCGGTGGCTTACTAGCAGGATATTTCATGAAGTTTCTGAAACAAAAAATTAAAGCAAAAGGGACATTTGCAGGGTTTGTAAGTTTTTGGCTTTATCCGGTGGTGGGAACTTTAGTAGTAGGTTCGATAATGTTGTTTGTAATTGGCCGGCCGTTGGCATTTCTAAATGAAGGGCTTATCTCGTGGCTTACGGGCATGAGCGGAACAAACGCTTTGATTTTAGGCGCAATTATTGGTGCCATGGTTTCGTTCGATCTGGGAGGTCCGGTAAATAAGGCAGCCTATACATTCTGTATTGGTGCAATGGCTAGTGGCAATATTGTTCCTTACGCGGCATTTGCATCAGTAAAAATGGTTTCAGCATTTTCTATAACAGGGGCAACATTATACGGTAAACAATATTTTACTAAGCAAGAGCGAGAAGTAGGTAAACAAACATGGCTTCTTGGATTAGCTGGGATTACTGAAGGTGCGATTCCATTTATGATTAACGATCCGCTTCGGGTAATTCCATCTCTTATCGCAGGTTCTGCTGTGACAGGGGCTATCGTTTGTTACTTTAATATTGGCTTAAATGTACCAGGGGCGGGCATTTTTTCATTAGCACTAGTTCAAGGACAGCCTGCTTTAATAGCAGCGGGGATTTGGTTCGGTGCCGCATTAATTGGAGCTCTCATCTCGATGGTGCTATTGATTGGGACACGCAAGGTGAGAATTAAGAAAGAACGAAAAATCAAAGAAGTTGAAAAACTAGTAACTGCAGAATAA